One window of Gloeothece citriformis PCC 7424 genomic DNA carries:
- a CDS encoding thrombospondin type 3 repeat-containing protein — protein sequence MDSPRTNKKILTHSDKIKALHERELDLDLDHDGLTEREERKYGLNPLSPDTDGDGLYDGFEIGIHSNPHSYSKVPPSVEKGSNKEQNRANYLHSVQTLLKNQQLTYQALYNHIAGDDWLGRSLDERVIVAQLHSGSSLDQIKCSLAQSPYVQWHLEEGQWDRDSAIGYIGKLTRQFGAKRTQEEEIAE from the coding sequence ATGGACTCCCCTCGAACTAATAAGAAAATTTTAACTCATAGTGACAAAATCAAAGCACTTCATGAACGAGAGCTAGACCTTGATTTAGATCACGACGGACTAACTGAACGAGAAGAACGAAAATACGGACTCAACCCCCTGAGTCCTGATACTGATGGTGATGGTCTTTATGATGGCTTTGAGATAGGAATTCACAGCAATCCTCACTCTTACTCTAAAGTTCCCCCCTCGGTAGAAAAAGGCTCTAATAAAGAGCAAAACAGAGCAAACTACCTTCACTCGGTTCAAACTCTTTTAAAAAACCAACAATTAACATATCAAGCTCTTTACAACCACATTGCCGGTGATGATTGGCTCGGTCGTTCTTTGGATGAAAGAGTCATAGTCGCACAACTGCATTCGGGATCTTCTTTAGATCAGATTAAATGCTCTCTAGCCCAGAGTCCTTACGTTCAGTGGCACTTAGAAGAGGGTCAATGGGATAGAGACTCGGCTATTGGCTATATCGGGAAATTAACGAGACAATTTGGGGC
- a CDS encoding IS5-like element ISCysp19 family transposase (programmed frameshift) has protein sequence MKYWQAKNLASTEFKRLTGVKKTFRLMVRTVKNKEQEKKKIGRKPKLIVEDQILMMLQYLREYRTYYHIGKDWKISESSVCRIVHKIENLLIKSRQFRLPGKKELWQSQRQEELVVMDVMESQIERPKKRQKQFYSGKPREHTLKTQLVIQQKTGLIVCLVNGKGKTHDFKLFKNSGVKFGTLMQVIADKGYQGIAKIHQLSETPIKKKKGKKLTQEEKIYNRQLNRLRITVEHINRRLKIFKILSYPYRNRSKRFGLRANLIAGLHNYDLAN, from the exons ATGAAATATTGGCAAGCTAAAAATTTAGCATCAACAGAATTTAAGCGTTTAACAGGGGTA AAAAAAACTTTTAGATTGATGGTTCGCACCGTCAAAAATAAAGAACAAGAAAAAAAGAAAATAGGGAGGAAACCAAAATTAATCGTCGAAGACCAAATTTTGATGATGCTTCAATATTTGAGAGAATATAGAACTTATTATCACATTGGTAAAGATTGGAAAATATCCGAGTCATCTGTCTGTCGTATTGTTCATAAAATTGAAAATTTATTAATAAAATCTCGTCAATTTAGACTGCCTGGAAAGAAAGAATTATGGCAATCTCAGAGGCAAGAAGAACTGGTAGTAATGGATGTCATGGAAAGTCAAATTGAAAGACCTAAAAAGCGTCAAAAACAGTTTTATAGTGGAAAACCAAGAGAACATACTTTAAAAACACAATTAGTAATTCAACAAAAAACTGGTCTAATTGTATGTTTAGTCAACGGAAAAGGAAAAACTCATGATTTTAAGCTCTTTAAAAATAGTGGGGTTAAATTTGGGACATTAATGCAAGTTATTGCTGATAAAGGCTATCAAGGTATAGCTAAAATTCATCAATTAAGTGAAACTCCAATCAAGAAAAAGAAAGGGAAAAAGTTAACCCAAGAAGAGAAAATATATAATCGGCAACTGAATCGATTAAGAATCACTGTCGAGCATATTAATAGACGACTAAAAATCTTCAAAATTCTCTCTTATCCTTATCGAAATCGTAGTAAAAGATTTGGATTAAGAGCCAACTTAATAGCTGGACTTCATAACTACGATTTGGCTAATTAA